Proteins encoded in a region of the Pseudomonas viciae genome:
- the pnp gene encoding polyribonucleotide nucleotidyltransferase, with amino-acid sequence MNPVIKKFQFGQSTVTLETGRIARQASGAVLVTVDDDVSVLVTVVGAKQADPGKGFFPLSVHYQEKTYAAGKIPGGFFKREGRPSEKETLTSRLIDRPIRPLFPEGFMNEVQVVCTVVSTSKKTDPDIAAMIGTSAALAISGIPFDGPIGAARVAFHESTGYLLNPTYEQLKASSLDMVVAGTSEAVLMVESEAKELTEDQMLGAVLFAHDEFQVVINAVKELAAEAAKPTWTWAPQAEATELLGAIRAEFGEAISQAYTITVKADRYARLGELKDQVVAKLSGEEGQPSSAEVKAAFGEIEYRTVRENIVNGKPRIDGRDTRTVRPLNIEVGVLPKTHGSALFTRGETQALVVATLGTARDAQLLDTLEGEKKDPFMLHYNFPPFSVGECGRMGGAGRREIGHGRLARRSVQAMLPAADVFPYTIRVVSEITESNGSSSMASVCGASLALMDAGVPMKAPVAGIAMGLVKEGEKFAVLTDILGDEDHLGDMDFKVAGTAKGVTALQMDIKIKGITEEIMEIALGQALEARLNILGQMNQIIGQSRTELSENAPTMIAMKIDTDKIRDVIGKGGATIRAICEETKASIDIEDDGSIKIFGETKEAAEAARQRVLGITAEAEIGKIYVGKVERIVDFGAFVNILPGKDGLVHISMLSDARVEKVTDILKEGQEVEVLVLDVDNRGRIKLSIKDVAAAKASGV; translated from the coding sequence GTGAACCCGGTAATCAAAAAATTCCAATTCGGTCAGTCGACCGTTACCCTCGAGACTGGCCGTATCGCCCGTCAGGCCTCCGGCGCAGTGCTGGTCACCGTTGACGACGACGTCAGCGTATTGGTGACCGTTGTTGGTGCCAAGCAAGCCGATCCAGGCAAGGGCTTTTTCCCTCTGTCTGTTCACTACCAGGAAAAGACTTACGCTGCCGGTAAGATCCCTGGCGGTTTCTTCAAGCGCGAAGGCCGTCCTTCCGAGAAAGAAACCCTGACTTCCCGACTGATCGACCGTCCGATCCGTCCGCTGTTCCCAGAAGGCTTCATGAACGAAGTGCAGGTTGTCTGCACCGTCGTTTCCACCAGCAAGAAAACCGATCCGGACATCGCTGCGATGATCGGTACCTCGGCTGCCCTGGCCATCTCCGGCATTCCTTTCGATGGCCCGATCGGCGCTGCCCGCGTGGCGTTCCACGAAAGCACCGGCTACCTGCTGAACCCAACCTACGAGCAACTGAAAGCTTCGAGCCTGGACATGGTCGTGGCCGGTACTTCCGAAGCCGTGCTGATGGTTGAATCCGAAGCCAAAGAGCTGACCGAAGACCAGATGCTGGGCGCCGTACTGTTCGCCCACGACGAGTTCCAGGTGGTGATCAACGCCGTCAAGGAACTGGCCGCCGAAGCCGCCAAGCCAACCTGGACCTGGGCTCCGCAAGCCGAAGCCACCGAACTGCTGGGCGCTATCCGTGCCGAGTTCGGCGAAGCGATCTCCCAGGCCTACACCATCACCGTCAAGGCTGACCGCTATGCGCGTCTGGGCGAGCTGAAAGACCAGGTCGTTGCCAAGCTGTCCGGCGAAGAAGGCCAGCCGTCTTCCGCTGAAGTCAAAGCTGCTTTCGGTGAAATCGAATACCGCACCGTTCGCGAAAACATCGTCAACGGCAAGCCACGTATCGATGGTCGCGACACCCGCACCGTACGTCCACTGAACATCGAAGTTGGTGTTTTGCCAAAGACCCACGGTTCGGCACTGTTCACCCGTGGCGAAACCCAGGCCCTGGTCGTTGCCACGCTGGGCACCGCCCGTGACGCGCAACTGCTGGACACCCTGGAAGGCGAAAAGAAAGACCCGTTCATGCTGCACTACAACTTCCCTCCGTTCTCGGTGGGCGAGTGTGGTCGCATGGGTGGCGCCGGTCGCCGCGAAATCGGTCACGGCCGTTTGGCCCGTCGTTCGGTCCAGGCCATGCTGCCTGCCGCTGACGTGTTCCCGTACACCATTCGCGTAGTCTCGGAAATCACCGAGTCCAACGGTTCGAGCTCGATGGCTTCGGTTTGCGGCGCTTCCCTGGCCCTGATGGACGCCGGTGTGCCGATGAAGGCGCCGGTTGCCGGTATCGCCATGGGTCTGGTGAAGGAAGGCGAGAAATTCGCCGTCCTGACCGACATCCTGGGTGACGAAGACCACCTGGGCGACATGGACTTCAAAGTGGCCGGTACCGCCAAGGGCGTCACCGCACTGCAGATGGACATCAAGATCAAGGGCATCACCGAAGAGATCATGGAAATCGCCCTGGGCCAAGCCCTGGAAGCGCGCCTGAACATCCTCGGTCAGATGAACCAGATCATTGGTCAGTCCCGTACCGAACTGTCGGAAAACGCTCCGACCATGATCGCGATGAAAATCGACACCGACAAAATCCGTGATGTCATCGGTAAAGGCGGCGCGACCATCCGTGCGATCTGTGAAGAAACCAAGGCTTCGATCGACATCGAAGACGACGGTTCGATCAAGATCTTCGGCGAAACCAAGGAAGCGGCAGAAGCAGCACGCCAGCGCGTTCTGGGTATCACTGCCGAAGCCGAGATCGGCAAGATCTACGTCGGCAAGGTTGAGCGCATCGTCGACTTCGGTGCCTTCGTCAACATCCTGCCGGGCAAGGACGGTCTGGTCCACATCTCCATGCTGAGCGATGCTCGCGTCGAGAAAGTGACCGACATCCTCAAAGAAGGCCAGGAAGTGGAAGTGCTGGTACTGGACGTGGACAACCGCGGTCGTATCAAGCTGTCCATCAAAGACGTGGCAGCAGCCAAGGCATCGGGCGTTTAA
- a CDS encoding DUF6388 family protein — translation MTVKELTQEARHEEALKKYVLDAPQLLEEIKDLSADDQKDQIQWAFEDEAEAQGLQPWELTLKYTSTPEEFEVQRLALHKEAAEVLGVEWDEYCEMNNLVV, via the coding sequence ATGACTGTTAAAGAATTGACCCAGGAAGCCAGGCACGAAGAAGCACTGAAGAAGTACGTTCTGGATGCGCCCCAGTTGCTGGAAGAGATCAAGGACTTGTCCGCCGACGATCAAAAAGATCAGATCCAGTGGGCGTTCGAGGATGAGGCCGAAGCCCAGGGGCTGCAGCCTTGGGAGTTGACGCTCAAGTACACCAGCACGCCTGAAGAATTCGAGGTGCAGCGCCTTGCGTTGCACAAGGAAGCGGCCGAGGTGTTGGGTGTGGAATGGGATGAGTACTGCGAGATGAATAATCTGGTGGTCTGA
- the nadC gene encoding carboxylating nicotinate-nucleotide diphosphorylase — protein MPNLRLADLTAEIEANVRRALLEDIGSGDITAQLIPAERLAKATIITREAAIISGTAWVDAVFRQLDPRVAVHWQVRDGDRVSPDQALFHLEGPARSLLTGERSALNFLQMLSGVATRARYLADFVADTQVKLLDTRKTLPGLRLAQKYAVTCGGCHNHRIGLYDAFLIKENHIAACGGIAQAITAAHKIAPGKPVEVEVESLAELKEALAANADIIMLDELSLDDMREAVRLNGGKAKLEASGGINESTLRPIAETGVDYISIGAMTKDVKAVDLSMRLSL, from the coding sequence ATGCCGAATCTACGTCTCGCCGATCTGACCGCCGAAATCGAAGCCAACGTGCGCCGTGCGTTGCTCGAAGACATCGGCAGCGGCGACATCACCGCGCAACTGATCCCCGCCGAACGCCTGGCCAAGGCCACCATCATTACCCGCGAAGCCGCGATCATCAGCGGCACCGCCTGGGTCGATGCCGTGTTCCGGCAACTGGACCCGCGCGTCGCAGTGCATTGGCAAGTGCGCGACGGCGACCGGGTGAGTCCCGATCAGGCGCTGTTCCACCTCGAAGGTCCGGCCCGCTCGCTACTGACCGGTGAACGCAGCGCGCTGAACTTCCTGCAAATGCTCTCGGGCGTCGCCACCCGCGCCCGTTACCTGGCCGATTTCGTCGCCGACACCCAGGTCAAGCTGCTGGACACCCGCAAGACCCTGCCCGGGCTGCGCCTGGCCCAGAAGTATGCCGTCACCTGCGGCGGCTGCCATAACCATCGCATCGGCCTGTACGATGCCTTCCTGATCAAGGAAAACCACATCGCCGCCTGCGGTGGCATCGCCCAGGCCATTACCGCCGCCCACAAGATCGCGCCGGGCAAGCCGGTGGAAGTCGAGGTGGAAAGCCTGGCGGAATTGAAAGAAGCACTGGCGGCCAATGCCGACATCATCATGCTCGACGAACTGAGCCTGGACGACATGCGTGAAGCCGTGCGCCTCAATGGCGGCAAGGCGAAGCTGGAGGCCAGCGGCGGGATCAACGAAAGCACGTTGCGCCCGATTGCCGAGACCGGGGTGGACTACATCTCGATCGGGGCGATGACCAAGGATGTGAAAGCGGTGGATCTGTCGATGCGGTTGAGCCTCTGA
- a CDS encoding DUF1631 domain-containing protein — protein sequence MHNDGTGNVVPLHKVSTDQANHSPLARLPVILLQVRDKAAQQLRFGLQGLFDNADDTLFEMADRARNDVEQNLFFEAMRDLRLKRKSMERGFIEQFFEAFVGLAQYDLAQASLAPVLAPGPLAQPTHDDLERHVAVETMVTRVLGREGVSLDQLTARLSVLLDRPLANQQNPLSPALLCENFLQAGRNLGVGIKVKLILLKLFERYVLSECDQLYAEANQLLAATGVLPDLKASPSRRASDRLDDSPRPTVDNVAKPKAAQVDDSVEEVFSALQKLLRQVRGSVAPTLEASAAPQPISTQDLLRLLSHLQQYVPAPTLQDEFDLRSQLEQLLTRVSVRSGKSRVVEGADEDVINLISMMFEFILDDHNLPDSLKALIGRLQIPMLKVAVQDKSFFSRGNHPARRLLNEIAAAAMGWGACDDHQRDSLYLRIEQVVQRLLNDFVDDPAIFSELLADFLAFTSDERRRSELLEQRIRDAEEGRAKAELARHRVEGALNQVMLGKVLPQAVVEFVQQAWSQVLLLTCFKHGKYSAEWLADVSTLEQLIWSVQPHDEPDAGLQLLAIVPELLKALREGLNRSAFDPFATSEFFSELEVLHVQALERTGQATEQAQSFNSPVMVQVQEKIVLRPAHQAPADNAEVRLPADDVGLMQVDQLRLGSWVEFQEDDDNSLRCKLAAIIGATGKYIFVNRTGLKVQEHSRTSLALEFRRGAVRLLDDTLLFDRALESVLGNLRQLNRAK from the coding sequence ATGCACAACGACGGGACTGGGAATGTAGTGCCTTTGCACAAGGTTTCTACTGATCAGGCGAATCATTCGCCGCTCGCCCGCCTGCCTGTGATTCTGCTACAGGTTCGCGACAAGGCTGCGCAGCAGTTGCGCTTTGGCTTGCAGGGGCTGTTCGATAACGCCGACGACACGCTGTTCGAGATGGCTGACCGGGCGCGCAATGATGTCGAGCAGAATCTGTTCTTCGAAGCCATGCGTGACCTGCGCCTGAAACGCAAAAGTATGGAACGCGGGTTTATCGAGCAGTTTTTCGAGGCGTTTGTCGGCCTTGCGCAATACGACCTGGCTCAAGCCTCCTTGGCCCCCGTCCTGGCCCCTGGCCCCCTGGCGCAGCCGACTCACGATGACCTGGAGCGCCATGTGGCGGTCGAGACCATGGTCACGCGGGTACTCGGTCGTGAGGGTGTGTCGCTCGATCAACTGACAGCCCGCCTCAGCGTGCTTTTGGACCGGCCGTTGGCCAATCAGCAGAATCCCCTGAGCCCCGCGCTGCTGTGTGAAAATTTTCTACAGGCCGGGCGCAACCTGGGGGTGGGAATCAAGGTCAAGCTGATCCTGCTCAAACTGTTCGAGCGCTATGTGCTCAGCGAGTGCGACCAGCTCTACGCCGAGGCCAATCAGTTGCTGGCCGCCACCGGTGTGTTGCCGGACCTCAAGGCCTCGCCGTCCCGTCGTGCTTCGGATCGTCTTGACGATAGCCCTCGGCCCACCGTCGACAACGTGGCTAAACCCAAGGCGGCGCAGGTCGATGACAGCGTGGAGGAGGTGTTCTCTGCGTTGCAGAAGCTGCTGCGCCAGGTCCGTGGCAGTGTGGCGCCGACACTGGAGGCCAGCGCTGCGCCCCAGCCGATCTCGACCCAAGACCTGCTGCGATTGCTCTCTCATTTGCAGCAGTACGTTCCGGCGCCGACCCTTCAGGACGAATTCGATCTGCGTAGCCAGCTCGAACAACTGTTGACCCGGGTCAGCGTCAGGAGCGGCAAGTCCCGGGTGGTCGAAGGCGCCGATGAAGACGTGATCAACCTGATCTCGATGATGTTCGAATTCATCCTCGACGACCATAACCTGCCGGACTCCCTCAAGGCCCTGATCGGCCGCCTGCAAATCCCGATGCTCAAAGTCGCGGTGCAGGACAAGAGCTTCTTCAGTCGCGGCAACCATCCGGCCCGGCGCCTGCTCAATGAAATTGCCGCCGCCGCCATGGGCTGGGGCGCTTGTGATGATCATCAACGCGACAGCCTGTACCTGCGCATCGAGCAGGTGGTGCAGCGCTTATTGAATGACTTCGTCGATGACCCGGCGATTTTTTCCGAACTGCTGGCCGACTTCCTGGCCTTCACCAGCGACGAGCGGCGCCGCAGTGAACTGCTTGAGCAGCGCATTCGTGACGCTGAAGAGGGGCGGGCCAAGGCTGAACTGGCGCGCCACCGAGTCGAAGGGGCGCTGAACCAGGTCATGCTGGGTAAAGTGTTGCCGCAAGCGGTGGTGGAGTTCGTGCAACAGGCCTGGAGCCAGGTGTTGTTGCTGACCTGTTTCAAGCATGGCAAGTATTCAGCCGAATGGCTGGCCGACGTATCGACCCTGGAACAACTGATCTGGAGCGTCCAGCCTCACGATGAGCCCGACGCTGGCCTGCAGTTGCTGGCGATTGTGCCGGAGCTGCTCAAGGCTCTGCGCGAAGGCCTGAACCGTTCGGCGTTCGACCCGTTTGCCACCAGCGAATTCTTCAGTGAGCTGGAGGTTCTGCACGTGCAGGCTCTTGAGCGTACGGGGCAGGCGACGGAGCAGGCCCAGTCGTTCAACTCTCCGGTCATGGTCCAGGTGCAGGAGAAAATTGTCCTGCGTCCCGCTCACCAAGCGCCGGCGGACAACGCAGAGGTACGCTTGCCAGCCGATGATGTGGGCCTGATGCAGGTCGACCAATTGCGTTTGGGAAGCTGGGTGGAGTTCCAGGAGGACGATGACAATAGCCTGCGTTGCAAATTGGCGGCGATCATCGGGGCTACCGGCAAGTACATCTTCGTCAACCGCACCGGCCTGAAAGTGCAGGAGCACAGCCGCACCAGCCTGGCCCTGGAGTTTCGCCGGGGCGCGGTGCGCCTGTTGGACGATACCCTGCTGTTCGACCGGGCGCTGGAGTCGGTGCTGGGCAATCTGCGTCAGCTCAATCGCGCCAAGTGA
- the ampD gene encoding 1,6-anhydro-N-acetylmuramyl-L-alanine amidase AmpD produces MQLDPASGWCDGVRHCPSPNFNARPEGEISLLVIHNISLPPAQFATGKVQEFFQNRLDVTEHPYFAGIADLRVSAHFLIERDGAVTQFVSCLDRAWHAGVSCFEGRETCNDFSIGIELEGTDDLPFTDAQYAVLVDLTGQLQVAFRAITVQRICGHSDIAPGRKTDPGPAFDWARYRAALTEGEGQ; encoded by the coding sequence ATGCAGCTGGACCCCGCGAGCGGCTGGTGCGATGGCGTGCGTCATTGCCCATCGCCCAACTTCAATGCGCGCCCCGAGGGCGAGATTTCCCTGCTGGTGATCCACAACATCAGCCTGCCGCCGGCACAATTCGCGACGGGCAAGGTGCAGGAATTTTTCCAGAATCGTCTGGATGTCACGGAACATCCCTACTTTGCCGGTATTGCCGACCTGCGTGTGTCTGCGCACTTTCTGATCGAGCGTGACGGCGCCGTCACCCAGTTTGTCTCCTGTCTGGATCGTGCGTGGCATGCGGGCGTCTCGTGCTTCGAGGGGCGGGAGACGTGTAACGATTTTTCCATAGGCATCGAGCTTGAAGGCACCGATGATCTGCCTTTCACCGACGCACAATATGCCGTATTGGTGGACTTGACCGGGCAGTTGCAGGTGGCGTTCAGGGCGATCACGGTGCAGCGTATCTGTGGGCACAGTGATATTGCCCCTGGGCGCAAGACCGATCCGGGACCAGCATTCGACTGGGCGCGCTATCGCGCAGCCCTGACAGAAGGGGAAGGACAATGA
- the ampE gene encoding regulatory signaling modulator protein AmpE, which translates to MSFLVLLLAVWIEKFSALRQRIQRDGGWLLELNKLEASPRWVNRPWLVLVVMVLLPVALLALLLWVLDPVAYGLLALPVHLLVVIYSLGRGDLLADLGPFRDAWRREDLQAAAHVAKRDLDIEADDGERLLERVQGHLLWQAYQSFFAVIFWYFLLGPVAALSYRLLALAAEHSQNAGVAERAAQMRHAFDWVPVRLLAASFALVGNFVAVSRVMLHELLNWNISAAALIDKVGLVAGEIPAPVAGPDGINSLDRLWELLLRSAVLWYAGFALWTVLA; encoded by the coding sequence ATGAGTTTTCTGGTGTTGCTGCTGGCGGTCTGGATCGAGAAATTCTCGGCCTTACGCCAGCGGATCCAGCGGGACGGTGGTTGGTTGCTCGAACTGAACAAGCTTGAAGCCAGCCCTCGTTGGGTTAACCGGCCCTGGCTGGTGCTGGTGGTGATGGTTTTGCTGCCGGTGGCACTGCTGGCGTTGCTGTTGTGGGTGTTGGATCCGGTGGCCTATGGCCTGCTGGCGCTGCCGGTGCACCTGTTGGTGGTGATTTACAGCCTGGGGCGCGGTGATCTGCTGGCGGACCTGGGGCCGTTTCGCGATGCCTGGCGGCGCGAAGACCTGCAAGCGGCGGCCCACGTGGCCAAGCGTGATCTGGACATTGAGGCCGATGATGGCGAGCGGTTGTTGGAGCGGGTCCAGGGCCATTTGTTGTGGCAGGCCTACCAGAGCTTTTTCGCGGTGATTTTCTGGTACTTCCTGCTGGGCCCGGTCGCGGCCCTGAGCTATCGCCTGCTGGCCCTGGCCGCCGAGCACAGCCAGAACGCCGGCGTGGCCGAGCGGGCCGCGCAGATGCGCCATGCCTTCGACTGGGTGCCGGTGCGGCTGCTGGCGGCGAGCTTCGCCCTGGTGGGCAACTTCGTGGCGGTCAGCCGAGTCATGCTGCATGAGTTGTTGAACTGGAACATCAGCGCCGCCGCTCTCATCGACAAGGTCGGCCTGGTGGCCGGCGAGATTCCCGCGCCCGTGGCCGGGCCGGATGGCATCAACAGCCTGGATCGGCTCTGGGAGTTGCTGCTGCGTTCGGCGGTGCTCTGGTATGCCGGGTTTGCGTTGTGGACGGTGCTGGCCTGA